From one Lolium rigidum isolate FL_2022 chromosome 4, APGP_CSIRO_Lrig_0.1, whole genome shotgun sequence genomic stretch:
- the LOC124706045 gene encoding senescence-specific cysteine protease SAG39-like, with translation MAIPRASLLAILGCLCFFSSVLAARELNDDLTMLARHESWMVQYGRVYKDATEKAQRFEIFKDNARFIESFNAGGRKFWLNINQFADLSNDEFKATKTNKGFIPNKVKVPTGFRYENMSLDALPATVDWRTKGAVTPVKDQGQCGCCWAFSAVAATEGIVKISTGTLISLSEQELVDCDVHGEDQGCEGGLMDDAFKFIIKNGGLTKESSYPYSAADGKCKSGSSSAATIKSYEDVPTNDEGALMKAVASQPVSVAVDGGDMTFQFYSGGVMTGSCGTDLDHGIAAIGYGTTSDGTKYWLLKNSWGTTWGENGFLRMEKDIADKKGMCGLAMEPSYPTA, from the exons ATGGCCATCCCAAGGGCTTCGCTCCTTGCCATCCTTGGCTGCCTCTGCTTCTTTAGTTCTGTCCTTGCAGCTCGAGAACTCAACGATGACTTGACCATGCTCGCAAGGCACGAGAGTTGGATGGTGCAGTACGGTCGTGTGTACAAGGATGCTACTGAAAAGGCGCAGAGGTTCGAGATATTCAAGGATAATGCTCGATTCATCGAGTCGTTCAATGCTGGGGGCCGCAAGTTTTGGCTCAACATCAACCAATTTGCGGACCTTAGCAATGATGAGTTCAAGGCAACCAAGACTAACAAGGGGTTTATTCCGAACAAGGTGAAGGTTCCTACAGGATTCAGGTATGAAAATATGAGCCTTGATGCACTCCCAGCAACGGTGGACTGGAGGACGAAGGGTGCGGTAACTCCCGTCAAAGATCAAGGCCAGTGTG GTTGTTGCTGGGCTTTTTCTGCTGTTGCTGCAACTGAGGGCATTGTCAAGATAAGTACTGGTACTCTTATCTCACTCTCGGAGCAAGAATTAGTGGATTGTGATGTCCACGGTGAGGACCAGGGCTGCGAAGGTGGTCTCATGGACGATGCATTCAAGTTCATTATCAAGAATGGAGGCCTTACTAAGGAGTCCAGCTATCCATATTCCGCAGCAGACGGCAAGTGCAAGAGTGGATCTAGCAGTGCTGCAACTATCAAGAGCTATGAGGATGTGCCTACCAATGATGAGGGTGCCCTCATGAAGGCAGTGGCAAGTCAGCCTGTGTCAGTGGCTGTCGATGGAGGCGACATGACCTTCCAATTCTACTCAGGAGGCGTGATGACTGGTTCCTGTGGTACTGATTTGGATCATGGTATTGCAGCCATCGGTTATGGAACGACAAGTGATGGTACAAAGTATTGGTTGCTGAAAAATTCTTGGGGCACAACATGGGGCGAGAATGGATTTTTAAGAATGGAAAAAGACATTGCTGACAAGAAGGGCATGTGTGGCCTTGCCATGGAGCCCTCCTACCCCACAGCTTAG